Proteins from a single region of Candidatus Equadaptatus faecalis:
- a CDS encoding excinuclease ABC subunit UvrC gives MEREDLLRRVRSFPDKPGVYLMHDENDKIIYVGKAKSLKKRVSSYFRHANGFASPRLRKLVETVREIATIRTETEMEALLLENKLIKYYQPYFNVDLKMNERYAYIKVTHEKFPRLLVTRRKEDDEAVYIGPYVRVAEVRWMLRLIERYLPLRSCSSDINRQDSARPCMRYALGRCLAPCCAKCSEDEYKERVADVILLLQGNGAELVERLRKRMNAAASRLAFEEAGRLRDTIRAIWRVTRQRNTLPEAPGTGSGESLWKTLSAMQELFKLPLLPWRIDGFDISHTSGNQTVGVAVVFEQGYPNTSLYRRFNIKTVEGIDDFRSMYETVTRRYKRCLEGQEPLPQLILIDGGTVQLEFAQKAIHDLGIDIPMISLAERFEEIYLPGEKTPVRLEFTDPVLRLLQSVRDEAHRYAITSHRHKRERIFSRSSLEDIPGIGKAKASQLITKFGSAKALRAADEKDIAATQGIGPVLAKRIKEAL, from the coding sequence TTGGAAAGAGAAGATTTGCTCCGCCGCGTCAGGTCTTTTCCGGACAAACCGGGCGTTTATCTGATGCATGACGAGAACGACAAAATAATTTACGTCGGCAAGGCAAAATCGCTGAAAAAGCGTGTCTCGTCTTATTTCCGCCATGCAAACGGCTTTGCTTCCCCGAGACTGCGCAAGCTTGTGGAAACTGTCAGGGAGATAGCCACAATACGTACCGAAACGGAAATGGAAGCTCTTCTGCTTGAGAACAAGCTGATTAAATATTACCAGCCGTATTTCAACGTAGATTTAAAGATGAACGAGCGTTACGCATACATAAAGGTAACGCATGAAAAATTTCCGAGACTGCTTGTAACGCGCCGAAAAGAGGACGATGAAGCAGTCTATATAGGTCCTTATGTCCGTGTTGCAGAGGTGCGCTGGATGCTGAGGCTTATAGAGCGCTATCTCCCTTTGCGGAGCTGTTCTTCCGACATAAACCGTCAGGACAGCGCGCGTCCGTGCATGCGCTACGCGCTGGGACGCTGTCTGGCGCCGTGCTGCGCAAAATGCAGCGAGGACGAATACAAGGAACGCGTCGCAGACGTTATTCTGCTGCTTCAGGGCAACGGGGCAGAGCTTGTGGAGCGGCTGAGAAAGAGAATGAACGCCGCCGCTTCGCGGCTTGCATTTGAGGAAGCCGGACGCCTCCGCGATACGATAAGGGCGATATGGCGTGTCACAAGGCAGAGAAACACGCTGCCTGAGGCGCCTGGAACGGGCAGCGGCGAGAGCTTGTGGAAAACGCTTTCCGCCATGCAGGAGCTTTTCAAGCTTCCGCTGCTTCCGTGGAGAATAGACGGCTTTGACATTTCCCACACGTCAGGGAATCAGACGGTTGGGGTGGCAGTCGTGTTTGAACAGGGTTATCCCAACACGTCGCTTTACAGGCGTTTCAATATCAAAACGGTGGAAGGAATAGACGATTTCCGTTCCATGTACGAAACAGTAACGCGCCGTTACAAACGCTGCCTTGAAGGGCAGGAGCCTCTTCCGCAGCTGATACTGATAGACGGCGGCACGGTGCAGCTTGAATTCGCACAGAAAGCGATACACGATTTGGGAATTGACATTCCGATGATTTCGCTTGCGGAGCGTTTTGAAGAAATATATCTGCCGGGCGAAAAAACGCCGGTAAGGCTTGAATTTACAGATCCTGTTCTCCGCCTGCTTCAGAGTGTCCGGGACGAGGCGCACCGCTACGCGATAACCTCGCACAGACACAAGCGTGAGCGCATTTTCAGCAGAAGTTCGCTGGAAGACATACCCGGCATAGGCAAGGCAAAAGCCTCGCAGCTTATAACGAAGTTCGGGAGCGCAAAGGCTCTGCGCGCCGCCGATGAAAAGGACATAGCCGCGACACAGGGGATTGGTCCGGTGCTGGCGAAAAGAATTAAAGAAGCGCTGTAA
- the cysS gene encoding cysteine--tRNA ligase — protein sequence MSLAIYNDLTRKREEFKPLENGKVRMYCCGPTVYDFFHIGNARPFVFFDAARRYLESLGYEVSYIQNFTDIDDKMINRANERGITVAELAEEFITAYYEDADALGIKRATKNPRATHEIDTIISIIEKLVEKGHAYPMDGSVYFDVASDPEYGKLSKQSIDELQSGARIDVDEKKKQPLDFALWKAAKPGEPFWESPWGKGRPGWHIECSAMSTKYLGETIDIHGGGSDLIFPHHENEIAQSEGASGKPFVNYWMHNAYLLIDKEKMSKSLGNFMTVRDIRKKYNPLVLRFFLLSAQYRSPINFTAEALEQAKSALERITNCFGDLKFALENRKAGEKDETLAQKLEAAKKLYTDCMDDDFNTAGAIGGIFDAVSAINVHLTEHKEIDKETLTEALEFFDKANYVFGFFAEEKEGADPEAAEIEKLLAQRTEARKNKDWALSDKIRDELAARGITIKDTPQGTIWTKQL from the coding sequence ATGAGCCTTGCAATTTACAACGACCTGACAAGAAAACGAGAAGAATTCAAGCCGCTTGAAAACGGCAAAGTACGCATGTACTGCTGCGGTCCGACCGTATATGACTTCTTCCATATCGGAAACGCGCGTCCGTTTGTTTTCTTCGACGCAGCAAGACGCTATCTTGAAAGTCTCGGCTACGAGGTATCGTACATACAGAACTTTACCGATATAGACGACAAAATGATAAACCGCGCCAACGAACGCGGAATAACCGTCGCGGAGCTTGCGGAAGAATTTATCACAGCCTACTACGAAGACGCAGACGCTCTCGGAATCAAGCGTGCGACCAAAAATCCGCGTGCAACTCACGAAATTGACACAATTATATCAATTATAGAAAAACTTGTCGAAAAAGGGCACGCATACCCTATGGACGGAAGCGTTTATTTTGACGTGGCAAGTGATCCCGAATACGGCAAACTTTCCAAACAGAGCATAGACGAGCTTCAGTCAGGCGCACGAATCGATGTTGACGAAAAGAAAAAGCAGCCGCTCGACTTTGCTCTCTGGAAAGCGGCAAAGCCCGGCGAACCGTTCTGGGAAAGCCCGTGGGGCAAGGGAAGACCGGGGTGGCACATTGAATGCAGCGCTATGTCAACGAAATATCTCGGCGAAACGATAGACATACACGGCGGCGGAAGCGACCTGATATTCCCTCATCACGAAAACGAAATCGCGCAGTCGGAAGGCGCTTCGGGCAAACCGTTCGTCAACTACTGGATGCACAACGCCTATCTGCTCATTGACAAGGAAAAAATGTCAAAATCGCTCGGCAACTTTATGACAGTCCGCGACATCAGGAAAAAATACAATCCGCTCGTTCTCCGCTTCTTCCTGCTCAGCGCACAGTACCGCTCGCCGATAAATTTCACGGCTGAAGCGCTCGAACAGGCAAAAAGCGCGCTCGAACGCATCACGAACTGCTTCGGCGATCTTAAATTCGCTCTTGAAAACCGCAAAGCCGGAGAAAAAGACGAAACGCTTGCGCAGAAACTTGAAGCGGCGAAAAAACTTTATACGGACTGCATGGACGACGACTTCAATACAGCCGGAGCAATCGGCGGAATATTCGACGCCGTCTCGGCAATTAACGTGCATCTCACGGAACACAAAGAAATAGACAAAGAAACTCTGACGGAAGCTCTTGAATTCTTCGACAAAGCCAACTATGTATTCGGCTTCTTTGCAGAGGAAAAAGAAGGCGCAGACCCGGAAGCGGCAGAAATTGAAAAACTGCTTGCGCAGCGCACCGAAGCCCGCAAAAACAAAGACTGGGCACTATCGGACAAAATACGCGACGAACTCGCCGCCCGCGGCATAACGATTAAAGACACCCCGCAAGGCACAATCTGGACAAAACAGCTGTAA
- the glpX gene encoding class II fructose-bisphosphatase — translation MSSPDRNIALEMVRATEAAAMSAARFMGRGDKNAVDGAAVDAMRYMLNTVHMDGIVVIGEGEKDEAPMLFNGEKLGVGTDPQIDIAVDPVDGTRLTSLGLPNAVSVVAFAERGTMFDPKHIFYMNKIATGPRSANAIDIDAAPEENVKAVAKALDKEVSEVTVCVLDRPRHDELIRQLRAAGARIRLITDGDVAGCLSTCNPASGIDLMMGIGGSPEAVITACAIKCVGGNMQCKLWPRSDAERDKCAEVGMDVNKVLKLDDLVATDNVFFAATGVTDGDWLRGVRYTGKGIETSSLVMRAQSGTIRYINAVHNTAKLNEISGDRYKA, via the coding sequence ATGTCATCACCCGACAGAAACATTGCACTCGAAATGGTAAGAGCCACAGAAGCCGCCGCCATGTCCGCAGCCCGTTTCATGGGCAGAGGCGACAAAAACGCAGTTGACGGGGCAGCCGTTGACGCTATGCGCTATATGCTTAACACGGTACACATGGACGGTATCGTTGTAATCGGCGAAGGCGAAAAAGACGAAGCCCCGATGCTTTTCAACGGAGAAAAACTCGGCGTCGGTACTGACCCTCAGATTGACATAGCAGTTGACCCCGTAGACGGTACGCGTCTTACGTCGCTTGGTCTCCCGAATGCCGTCAGCGTTGTTGCTTTTGCCGAAAGAGGAACAATGTTTGACCCGAAACACATATTCTACATGAACAAAATAGCAACAGGCCCGCGTTCGGCAAACGCAATTGATATTGACGCTGCGCCGGAAGAAAACGTCAAAGCCGTTGCGAAAGCCCTTGACAAAGAAGTATCTGAAGTAACAGTCTGCGTACTCGACAGACCGAGACACGATGAGCTTATCAGACAGCTCCGCGCCGCGGGCGCGCGTATCCGTCTTATCACGGACGGAGACGTTGCCGGCTGCCTTTCGACCTGCAACCCCGCGTCGGGCATTGATCTTATGATGGGTATCGGCGGTTCGCCGGAAGCAGTTATAACCGCCTGCGCCATAAAATGCGTCGGAGGCAATATGCAGTGCAAACTCTGGCCGCGCAGCGACGCAGAAAGAGATAAATGTGCTGAAGTCGGCATGGACGTCAACAAAGTTCTCAAACTTGACGACCTCGTCGCGACCGACAACGTATTCTTCGCGGCAACAGGCGTTACCGACGGAGACTGGCTCAGAGGCGTCCGCTATACGGGCAAGGGTATTGAAACGTCATCGCTCGTTATGAGAGCGCAGAGCGGAACAATACGCTACATCAACGCCGTTCATAACACCGCGAAACTTAACGAAATCAGCGGCGACAGATACAAAGCGTAA
- a CDS encoding adenylosuccinate lyase, producing MIPRYEIAEISKIWSDENKFRRWLDVELAVCRAWTEKGVIPEKDFENIKAKAAFNVDRIHEIEAVTHHDMIAFNTCVAETVGESGRYVHLGLTSSDVIDTASSLMLGESLEFTVKNIEKLRKVIGEKAVKYKKTPCAGRTHGIHAEPTTFGLKLLNHYSELGRDIKRLKTVREEMLVGAISGAVGTYANCPPEIEARACELLGLKVDPVSTQIIQRDRHARVLTDLAIAGASLERLALEIRHLQRTEVLEALEPFRKGQKGSSAMPHKKNPILCERVCGMARLLRGNAVPAMEDIALWHERDISHSSVERIIWPDCFHTFNYMCSTMFKIINNLVVNIEEMRENINATNGLMFSGRVLVELVEREGISREDAYSIVQDNAMICWETKTPLLDLLAKDGRIKKMSRGQLAELFNLDYYMKHVDEIFARFPEL from the coding sequence ATGATTCCAAGATACGAGATTGCTGAAATTTCCAAAATATGGAGCGATGAAAACAAATTCCGCCGCTGGCTGGACGTTGAGCTTGCCGTATGCAGGGCATGGACGGAAAAAGGCGTAATCCCCGAAAAAGATTTTGAAAATATCAAAGCAAAAGCAGCCTTTAACGTTGACAGAATACATGAGATAGAAGCTGTTACGCATCACGACATGATTGCGTTCAACACCTGTGTGGCTGAAACTGTCGGTGAATCGGGGCGTTACGTACACCTTGGTCTGACAAGCAGCGACGTTATAGATACTGCCTCATCGCTTATGCTCGGCGAAAGCCTCGAATTTACCGTTAAAAACATTGAAAAACTCCGCAAAGTCATCGGCGAAAAAGCTGTGAAATACAAGAAAACGCCGTGTGCGGGAAGAACACACGGAATACACGCCGAACCGACGACGTTCGGTCTTAAACTGCTCAATCACTATTCGGAGCTGGGACGGGATATCAAACGGCTTAAAACGGTGCGCGAAGAAATGCTGGTAGGCGCAATTTCCGGAGCCGTAGGCACGTACGCGAACTGCCCGCCTGAGATTGAAGCAAGAGCCTGTGAGCTTCTGGGACTTAAGGTTGATCCTGTTTCAACGCAGATTATACAGAGAGACCGCCATGCACGCGTTCTGACAGACCTTGCGATTGCCGGAGCGTCCCTTGAACGCCTGGCGCTTGAAATACGCCATCTGCAGCGCACGGAAGTGCTTGAAGCGCTTGAACCTTTCCGCAAAGGACAGAAAGGCTCCTCCGCAATGCCGCACAAGAAAAACCCGATACTCTGCGAAAGAGTCTGCGGCATGGCGCGTCTGCTTCGCGGAAACGCGGTGCCGGCAATGGAAGACATAGCACTCTGGCACGAAAGAGACATAAGTCATTCATCGGTTGAGCGCATAATTTGGCCTGACTGCTTCCATACTTTCAACTACATGTGCAGTACAATGTTCAAAATAATAAATAATCTTGTTGTAAATATCGAAGAAATGAGAGAGAATATAAACGCAACCAACGGACTGATGTTTTCGGGAAGAGTCCTTGTCGAACTGGTGGAACGCGAGGGCATCAGCAGGGAAGATGCATACTCGATAGTTCAGGACAATGCCATGATATGCTGGGAGACAAAAACGCCGCTGCTTGACCTTCTTGCAAAAGACGGCCGCATAAAAAAGATGTCACGCGGACAGCTTGCGGAGTTGTTTAACCTTGATTACTACATGAAACACGTGGACGAAATATTTGCCAGATTCCCTGAGCTTTAG
- a CDS encoding DUF4416 family protein, whose translation MSDSRLFDCENRHPRDPLVKKIAALLVPRGDTEIFEKTKKLLAEKWGEPEKISGFYPFTWTNYYEEIASELDRCFFSYPGLYPMSKLPDWKLTSCAIEKKTGESRRVNIDPGTIDGARLLLASTKGQAHRMYMRDGIFAEVTLCRRKGRWEHFFYTFPDFSSGVYDKWLESVREDWKREHEKFLKR comes from the coding sequence ATGTCTGACAGCAGGCTTTTTGACTGCGAAAACCGTCATCCGCGCGATCCGCTTGTCAAGAAAATCGCGGCACTGCTTGTGCCGCGCGGCGATACGGAAATTTTTGAAAAAACAAAAAAACTGCTGGCGGAAAAGTGGGGCGAACCTGAAAAAATCAGCGGCTTTTACCCGTTCACGTGGACGAATTATTACGAAGAAATAGCGTCTGAACTTGACCGCTGCTTCTTTTCCTACCCCGGACTTTATCCCATGTCAAAACTTCCTGACTGGAAGCTGACGAGCTGCGCGATAGAGAAAAAAACGGGTGAATCACGTAGGGTGAACATAGATCCCGGAACAATAGACGGAGCACGTCTGCTGCTTGCGTCCACAAAGGGACAGGCACACAGAATGTACATGCGCGACGGAATATTTGCCGAAGTTACGCTGTGCCGGAGAAAAGGACGATGGGAACATTTCTTTTACACCTTTCCTGATTTTTCAAGCGGAGTGTACGACAAGTGGCTTGAAAGCGTCAGGGAAGACTGGAAGAGAGAACATGAGAAATTCCTGAAAAGATAA
- the ftsY gene encoding signal recognition particle-docking protein FtsY encodes MFGNLADKIRNGGNRWAQGISKLFSEQPVTDDFWDELEEILLTGDVGIDTSYALIDELKKYAVDKRIANCTELKQAFAGMLQNKLESVPNTGKPLRLDKKPSVVLLIGVNGSGKTTTAGKLALQLKNQGKKVVLAAADTFRAAAVDQLKVWGERTGTKVISQAENSDPAAVLFDAVNSAKASGADVVIADTAGRLHTKSNLMEELQKIFRVVKRETGSDPAEVLIVLDAVTGQNAFVQAESFGKCMPVSGVMLTKYDNTSKGGIVFSIADKLHLPVRYVGLGEAVEDLRLFDAKALTETLLNV; translated from the coding sequence ATGTTCGGAAATTTAGCGGACAAAATTCGTAACGGCGGCAACAGGTGGGCACAAGGTATTTCAAAACTGTTCTCTGAGCAGCCTGTTACTGACGATTTTTGGGACGAACTTGAAGAAATTCTCCTGACGGGAGACGTAGGGATAGACACTTCCTACGCTCTTATTGACGAGTTGAAAAAATACGCGGTTGACAAAAGAATTGCCAACTGCACCGAACTGAAACAGGCTTTTGCCGGAATGCTTCAGAATAAACTTGAGAGCGTTCCGAATACGGGAAAGCCTCTTCGGCTTGATAAAAAACCGTCCGTAGTACTTCTGATAGGCGTAAACGGAAGCGGCAAAACGACAACGGCGGGCAAGCTTGCCCTGCAGCTCAAAAATCAGGGCAAAAAGGTGGTTTTGGCAGCAGCGGACACTTTCCGCGCCGCGGCTGTAGACCAGCTTAAGGTTTGGGGCGAACGCACAGGCACAAAGGTTATATCTCAGGCTGAAAACAGCGACCCTGCGGCAGTTTTGTTTGATGCCGTAAATTCCGCAAAGGCTTCCGGCGCAGACGTCGTTATTGCCGACACCGCCGGACGGCTGCATACAAAATCGAACCTGATGGAAGAATTGCAGAAAATTTTCCGCGTAGTCAAAAGGGAAACGGGCAGCGACCCTGCGGAAGTTTTGATAGTTCTTGACGCGGTTACAGGTCAGAATGCTTTTGTACAGGCTGAAAGCTTTGGCAAATGTATGCCGGTCAGCGGCGTGATGCTTACAAAATATGACAATACCTCAAAGGGCGGGATAGTTTTTTCAATCGCGGACAAACTTCATCTTCCAGTAAGATACGTCGGACTCGGCGAAGCAGTGGAGGATCTCAGGCTGTTCGACGCCAAAGCCCTTACAGAGACGCTGCTGAATGTCTGA
- the tmk gene encoding dTMP kinase produces MFIAIEGIDGTGKSTQAARLAAYLKTDCGREVLLTKEPGGWNGGTILRELVLSGELVHPWSEGYLFMLDRAEHVSRVIEPAVREGKIVVCERYHASTLAYQVWGRGLPIEPFDRLFKLSNFPVPDLTILLDMEPDAALARVRSRGKEDAFESEGCAFMTKIRTGYLEQMKRTAASWACISAEASPDVVFENIVSEIKSRGII; encoded by the coding sequence ATGTTCATAGCGATAGAAGGAATTGACGGAACAGGAAAATCAACTCAGGCTGCGCGGCTTGCGGCTTATTTGAAGACAGACTGCGGCAGGGAAGTACTGCTGACGAAAGAACCTGGCGGCTGGAACGGAGGTACGATCCTCAGGGAACTTGTCCTCAGCGGGGAACTTGTTCATCCATGGAGCGAAGGCTATTTGTTTATGCTTGACCGTGCTGAACACGTCAGCCGCGTTATCGAACCGGCAGTAAGAGAAGGAAAAATTGTTGTTTGCGAACGCTATCACGCCTCAACGCTTGCTTATCAGGTGTGGGGCAGAGGTCTGCCGATAGAACCGTTTGACAGGCTTTTCAAGCTTTCGAATTTTCCGGTTCCCGATTTGACAATTCTGCTTGATATGGAACCTGACGCCGCGCTTGCCAGAGTCAGAAGCAGAGGAAAGGAAGACGCGTTTGAAAGCGAAGGCTGTGCTTTTATGACAAAGATACGCACCGGCTATCTTGAACAGATGAAACGGACCGCTGCTTCCTGGGCGTGTATTTCCGCAGAAGCTTCGCCTGACGTTGTTTTTGAAAATATAGTATCCGAAATAAAAAGCAGAGGTATTATTTAA
- a CDS encoding purine-nucleoside phosphorylase, whose amino-acid sequence MDYADKVRKARNYLQKRISSAPEYMLVLGSGLGSVADMLEAETVVSYESIPYWPKSTAPGHRGRLLFGMLGGKYTVVMQGRIHGYEGYDMTEVTFPVRVLGELGVKSVLFTNASGGIPSEGRDIKPGSIIAVTDHINFMGDNPLRGANNPEWGDRFPDMTFTYDKAYINLLTRLASEQKIELFQGIYIAMRGPSYETPAEIRMAKLLGADAVGMSTVPEVIAARHMGMRIAVLSCVSNYAAGVRNERLTEEEVLETIGGNADKIGGLVAEFFKEI is encoded by the coding sequence ATGGACTACGCTGACAAAGTCAGAAAAGCAAGAAATTATCTGCAGAAAAGAATAAGCAGCGCGCCTGAATACATGCTCGTGCTTGGTTCGGGACTTGGCAGCGTTGCCGATATGCTGGAGGCGGAAACGGTAGTCAGCTACGAAAGCATACCGTACTGGCCGAAATCTACGGCGCCGGGTCACCGCGGACGTCTGCTTTTCGGTATGCTCGGCGGAAAATACACTGTCGTTATGCAGGGAAGAATACACGGATACGAAGGCTACGACATGACAGAGGTAACCTTTCCCGTGCGCGTGCTCGGCGAGCTTGGCGTAAAATCTGTGCTGTTCACCAACGCTTCCGGCGGGATTCCGTCGGAGGGCAGGGACATAAAGCCCGGCAGCATAATCGCCGTTACCGACCATATAAATTTTATGGGAGACAATCCTCTCAGAGGCGCCAACAATCCTGAATGGGGCGACAGATTCCCTGACATGACGTTCACCTACGACAAAGCCTATATCAATCTGCTTACAAGGCTTGCTTCCGAACAGAAGATAGAACTTTTCCAGGGAATTTACATCGCAATGCGCGGACCTTCCTACGAGACACCGGCTGAAATCCGAATGGCTAAGCTTCTCGGAGCTGACGCAGTCGGAATGTCAACCGTTCCCGAGGTTATAGCGGCACGCCACATGGGAATGAGAATAGCGGTGCTTTCCTGCGTTTCAAACTATGCCGCAGGCGTCAGGAATGAAAGACTGACGGAAGAGGAAGTGCTTGAGACAATCGGCGGCAACGCGGATAAAATCGGCGGGCTCGTTGCGGAATTCTTTAAAGAAATTTAA
- a CDS encoding tyrosine-type recombinase/integrase has translation MQKLLLRFTGTGGSSLITEFSSEFALLTERFKDYLLFERGASQNTVKSYMSDLNAWYTFCRKHDAVPEKLNADAVSRFVLELTAAGKAKSTIQRNAAVLASFAHFLVYDGEESHLPKLDELPKRDKKLPEVMTEGEIQRIINACEDGTAFGKRDRAIIELAYGTGMRASEICGIALKDIDFGSGVLYTRGKGSKERSIPFVGAVRRIVENYIEETRPSLNRDGLQWLFLSRSGQQLGRDSLWHILRKRGQEAGIPIARLHPHVLRHTFATHLLRNGMDQRTLQEMLGHSSILTTQKYTHIDEEMRDLYDRYHPRASEATEENDGLR, from the coding sequence ATGCAAAAACTATTGCTGCGGTTTACTGGTACAGGAGGCAGCAGCTTGATAACAGAATTTAGCAGCGAATTCGCGCTGCTTACGGAGAGATTTAAAGATTACCTTCTGTTTGAACGGGGGGCAAGTCAGAATACCGTCAAATCATACATGTCCGATTTGAACGCATGGTACACGTTCTGCAGAAAGCATGACGCTGTGCCTGAAAAGTTAAACGCAGACGCCGTTTCAAGGTTTGTTCTTGAACTGACAGCCGCCGGCAAGGCAAAAAGCACGATACAGAGAAATGCGGCAGTTCTTGCTTCTTTCGCGCATTTTTTAGTCTATGACGGAGAAGAATCGCATCTGCCGAAGCTTGACGAACTTCCAAAACGCGACAAAAAGCTGCCGGAGGTTATGACCGAGGGTGAAATACAGCGCATAATCAACGCCTGCGAGGACGGAACAGCGTTCGGAAAACGCGACAGGGCAATAATTGAACTGGCGTACGGCACGGGTATGAGGGCGTCGGAAATATGCGGCATCGCTCTCAAAGACATAGATTTCGGAAGCGGCGTGCTCTACACGCGCGGAAAAGGCTCGAAAGAACGCAGTATTCCGTTTGTAGGCGCGGTGCGGCGAATAGTTGAAAATTACATTGAGGAAACGCGTCCTTCACTGAACAGAGACGGTCTGCAGTGGCTGTTTTTGAGCAGAAGCGGGCAGCAGCTCGGCCGCGATTCGCTTTGGCATATACTCCGCAAACGCGGACAGGAGGCGGGCATTCCTATAGCAAGACTGCACCCTCACGTTTTGCGGCATACTTTCGCGACGCATCTTCTTCGCAACGGCATGGATCAGAGAACCTTGCAGGAAATGCTTGGACATTCGTCAATACTGACAACACAGAAATATACGCACATAGACGAGGAAATGCGGGACTTGTACGACCGTTATCATCCCCGCGCGTCAGAAGCAACGGAGGAAAACGATGGACTACGCTGA
- a CDS encoding NUDIX hydrolase, which translates to MDKTERSIASNLLYSGRILNLRIDEVALPSGVQTKREVVEHRDVSAVLAADAYGLLLFVSQYRYAAGAELLEIPAGLVEDGENPADTAVRELQEECGCKPGKLEKIASFYCSPGFSTEKLHVYFASELVKSKLPEDEDELIEVVRLSPAEAEEKITNGEIVDAKTIAAVYWYRRQQLDNRI; encoded by the coding sequence ATGGACAAAACTGAACGCAGTATTGCTTCAAATCTTCTTTACAGCGGCCGCATACTTAATCTCAGAATAGATGAGGTTGCGCTTCCGTCCGGAGTGCAGACGAAAAGGGAAGTCGTGGAGCACAGGGACGTTTCTGCTGTTCTTGCCGCTGACGCTTACGGACTGCTGCTTTTTGTTTCGCAGTACCGCTACGCCGCCGGCGCCGAACTGCTTGAAATTCCCGCCGGTCTGGTTGAGGACGGCGAAAATCCGGCTGATACCGCGGTGCGCGAGCTTCAGGAGGAATGTGGCTGCAAGCCGGGAAAACTTGAAAAAATTGCTTCGTTCTACTGTTCGCCGGGCTTTTCTACGGAAAAACTGCACGTTTATTTTGCTTCAGAGCTTGTAAAGTCAAAACTGCCGGAGGACGAGGACGAACTGATAGAGGTCGTACGCCTTTCCCCCGCCGAGGCGGAAGAAAAAATAACGAACGGCGAAATAGTCGATGCAAAAACTATTGCTGCGGTTTACTGGTACAGGAGGCAGCAGCTTGATAACAGAATTTAG
- the fmt gene encoding methionyl-tRNA formyltransferase has product MLRAGFCGSGRFAAACLRLLSGQFKPAWVVTNTPKTSGRGLQLHDTPVSIAAQELEIPCFTTDRLSADTERTEWIVSDAPDIIFVIDFGHLIKEPLLSLPKYGCINLHPSKLPLYRGSAPLQRAIMDGLKTTAVSVFKLDSGMDTGDLLSQPGVEISENDTYDSLLERCAEAGCREMLRLIFEVKPDNWKFKPQPQDGFSLAPKIDKSEGRIDWNKSAFACGCLVRALSNAPGVFCFNGDKRLRIFKASVIKSQKTAEPGEIIAIENGEPVIACGENALKLETVQPDSKKQQSAADWLRGARLSVGDRLQ; this is encoded by the coding sequence ATGCTCAGGGCAGGTTTTTGCGGAAGCGGCAGATTTGCCGCGGCGTGCCTTCGTCTTTTGTCAGGACAGTTTAAGCCGGCATGGGTTGTTACGAATACTCCGAAAACTTCCGGCAGAGGGCTTCAGCTTCACGACACTCCCGTCAGCATTGCGGCGCAGGAGCTTGAAATTCCGTGTTTTACGACTGACAGGCTGTCCGCCGATACAGAAAGAACAGAATGGATTGTCAGCGACGCACCGGATATTATATTTGTTATAGATTTCGGCCATCTTATAAAGGAACCGCTGCTTTCCCTGCCGAAATACGGCTGCATAAATCTGCACCCGTCTAAGTTGCCTCTTTACAGAGGTTCTGCTCCGTTGCAGAGAGCGATTATGGACGGGCTGAAGACTACCGCCGTTTCTGTTTTCAAGCTTGATTCAGGAATGGATACGGGAGATTTGCTCTCACAGCCTGGAGTAGAAATTTCGGAAAACGATACTTACGATTCGCTGCTTGAACGCTGCGCGGAAGCAGGCTGCCGCGAAATGCTGCGTCTGATTTTTGAAGTTAAACCCGATAACTGGAAATTTAAGCCCCAGCCGCAGGACGGTTTCAGTCTTGCCCCGAAAATTGACAAATCAGAGGGGAGAATTGACTGGAATAAGTCTGCATTTGCCTGCGGCTGCCTTGTGCGCGCGCTGTCAAACGCGCCGGGAGTTTTCTGCTTTAACGGCGATAAAAGGCTCAGAATTTTCAAGGCGTCTGTGATAAAAAGTCAAAAAACTGCCGAACCCGGAGAAATCATTGCAATAGAGAACGGCGAGCCGGTAATTGCGTGCGGAGAAAACGCGCTGAAGCTTGAAACAGTGCAGCCTGACAGCAAAAAACAGCAGAGCGCGGCGGACTGGCTCAGAGGAGCAAGACTGTCTGTCGGCGACAGGCTGCAATAG